One window of the Rhipicephalus sanguineus isolate Rsan-2018 chromosome 4, BIME_Rsan_1.4, whole genome shotgun sequence genome contains the following:
- the LOC119388943 gene encoding uncharacterized protein LOC119388943, translating into MWALTPSVFANIHWDDTPIRYLGVPLYNYRNSGPHWTSALTTIRRKVSTWQGRDLSVFAKAKACNIFLASKLIYILQVLHCSRVHIQAFHRIFACFIWSSSWEAMRRDNLFLPLEKGGLSLVHLFVRQLVMRFFYLKDVCHPFLLAVIQNHLSHHLPFLFVTTRVAEESQLWGFLKEIVDTVQFLKARFTLEYLYNVDIKTLTAALVNTLFPEPVYRQQYLSHSGHDVFCRVRKMCISPAVKTFFFKLYTSTLPVKTWLHEKGIYVPWSVNCRLCNEPETIEHCFIHCRDAFHFWDIVKRTLRKEFPITSHGVRFLPFKKSINNNAPYDLIMLQGLYSLWRSRMIDRHAEPPRSTRFVFREEAANVRSVAETFDPVPAWLGLLDVCVCLPDF; encoded by the coding sequence ATGTGGGCTCTAACACCCTCGGTATTTGCAAATATTCATTGGGATGACACTCCGATCCGTTATCTAGGTGTGCCTCTTTATAACTACCGTAATAGTGGTCCTCATTGGACGTCCGCGTTAACCACTATCCGTCGCAAGGTGTCCACTTGGCAAGGACGCGACCTTTCCGTTTTCGCAAAAGCTAAAGCATGCAACATATTTCTTGCTTCAAAGCTTATCTACATTTTacaggtattgcactgctctcgAGTACATATTCAGGCatttcacagaatatttgccTGTTTTATCTGGAGTTCATCATGGGAAGCCATGAGAAGGGACAACCTTTTTCTTCCGCTTGAAAAGGGTGGGCTTAGtcttgtgcatttgtttgtgcgacaaCTGGTGATGCGATTTTTCTACCTTAAGGATGTCTGCCACCCGTTTCTTCTGGCTGTTATACAGAACCATCTTTCTCACCAtctcccttttctttttgtcacaacaAGAGTGGCGGAAGAATCGCAATTATGGGGTTTCTTGAAAGAGATTGTCGACACTGTCCAGTTTTTGAAAGCCAGATTCACGTTAGAGTACTTGTACAACGTGGACATAAAGACGCTAACCGCCGCACTTGTAAACACCCTTTTCCCTGAACCTGTTTACCGACAGCAATATTTATCTCATTCTGGTCATGATGTATTCTGTCGTGTACGTAAAATGTGTATATCGCCAGctgtgaaaacgtttttctttaagctgTACACATCCACTTTACCTGTAAAGACATGGCTTCATGAAAAAGGGATATACGTGCCCTGGTCTGTAAATTGCAGGCTATGCAACGAGCCTGAAACAATCGAGCATTGTTTCATTCATTGTCGTGATGCATTTCATTTCTGGGACATTGTTAAGAGAACCCTCAGAAAAGAATTTCCAATTACATCGCATGGTGTGAGGTTCCTGCCGTTCAAAAAGAGCATCAACAATAATGCACCATATGATTTAATCATGCTGCAAGGTCTATATTCGCTAtggagaagccgcatgattgacagacatgctgagccacctcgctcgacaCGGTTTGTCTTTCGGGAAGAAGCAGCTAATGTGcgtagtgttgctgagacttttgaCCCAGTTCCGGCGTGGCTTGGCCTACTGGACGTTTGTgtctgtttaccggacttttga